A single genomic interval of Aureliella helgolandensis harbors:
- a CDS encoding response regulator transcription factor, which translates to MPSDLLEIVVVEDDPSMRRAIERMLRVGGFRPIMFGSAEASIEAGVLLTADCLILDIQLPGMSGLDLFEYSLPDGDSPPTIFITSFDNSAFRDRAGRLGASSYHQKPFLGRVLLDAVKQALQAPGENCRLGE; encoded by the coding sequence ATGCCGAGCGACCTACTCGAAATCGTCGTTGTTGAAGACGATCCCAGTATGCGTCGAGCCATTGAACGAATGCTGCGAGTAGGTGGTTTCAGGCCAATCATGTTCGGTTCGGCAGAAGCCTCTATAGAAGCGGGCGTTTTGTTAACTGCAGACTGCTTGATTCTCGACATTCAATTGCCGGGTATGTCGGGACTTGACTTGTTTGAATACTCCTTGCCCGATGGAGATTCGCCGCCGACCATTTTCATTACATCATTTGATAACTCCGCATTTCGCGACAGGGCCGGAAGGCTCGGTGCGAGCAGTTATCATCAAAAACCATTCCTTGGACGAGTTCTGCTTGATGCTGTCAAGCAAGCCTTGCAGGCTCCTGGGGAAAATTGCAGGCTCGGCGAATAG
- a CDS encoding macro domain-containing protein has translation MQINIQVGDVLEVAADVLISTANPWLNLSGGVNGAILSAVGPPIQEELHAHLRSQGISSVPAGTVVQSSSGNLPFDCILHAVAIDPFYDSTVDLVRHTVVTALELAIKAGATTISTPTLATGYGPMSIADFGTAVAPLASESRFDGLSLTIVVRSEEHRSELSEAISVAQTQT, from the coding sequence ATGCAGATCAATATCCAAGTCGGTGATGTCCTGGAAGTAGCCGCGGATGTGTTGATCTCTACCGCGAACCCTTGGCTAAATCTATCGGGCGGCGTCAATGGAGCGATCCTTTCGGCGGTTGGCCCGCCGATTCAAGAAGAACTGCACGCCCACCTGAGGAGCCAAGGCATCTCCTCCGTGCCGGCTGGAACCGTCGTCCAAAGCAGTTCGGGGAACCTGCCATTCGATTGCATCTTGCATGCGGTTGCGATCGACCCGTTCTACGATTCGACCGTTGATCTAGTCCGCCACACTGTCGTCACCGCACTGGAACTTGCCATCAAGGCAGGGGCGACAACGATCTCTACGCCGACACTGGCCACCGGATACGGTCCCATGTCGATCGCTGATTTCGGAACTGCAGTGGCACCGCTTGCCAGTGAATCTAGGTTCGATGGACTTTCATTGACAATCGTTGTTCGCTCCGAAGAGCACCGATCCGAGCTATCCGAAGCAATCTCAGTGGCTCAGACTCAAACGTGA
- a CDS encoding sensor histidine kinase, translated as MPANISLGNAMVDQMRRGYPDRIEFYSEFLDLVRFPGDSHLSRTADMLLEKYKGRDFDLVISAGPQALNLLADQRQFLFPNVPVVFTGVRRESATWSELNSATGILMKLDPLPTLELAMQLQPQTRRVVVVSGASDFDRTWDDLARERFRNHESRLEFTYLSGLPMQTLLERLRDLPSDAVVIYLTFFTDGEGEYFLSADAAILVANASAAPVYGPYDTYMGTGIVGGCMDTFDEVGRETGDLALRILAGEKPEDIAPYFPGKDLPIVDCRQLARWELSEDRLPARSEMRFRQSSLWKEHRSTVITATFVLALQATLLIGLLFERRNRILAELVADETRRELTHASRLATVGELTASIAHEIHQPLGAILSNADAAEMLIDSSPDSMDELRQILADIRQDDLRACEVIERLRALMRNRELELQAVEPNELIENVIRLINREAKRRDVAVHTELAPGGPLVIADKVHLQQVLLNLLLNGMEAMSEIDQPKKLFVQTQLQSDNLEFLVQDSGPDIPTERRSRLFDPFFTTKKEGMGLGLSIARTLVEAHGGRIWIDDNCHTGLGLRFTVPLAQKSSNETSQFAVLSGEQTG; from the coding sequence TTGCCAGCAAACATCTCGCTCGGCAACGCTATGGTCGACCAAATGCGTCGAGGCTATCCCGATCGCATCGAATTTTATAGCGAGTTTCTCGATCTTGTACGATTTCCTGGAGATAGTCACCTTTCGCGGACGGCGGACATGCTCCTTGAAAAATACAAAGGTCGAGACTTCGACCTTGTCATCTCGGCGGGGCCTCAAGCACTCAATCTTCTGGCCGACCAGCGACAATTTCTGTTTCCCAATGTTCCGGTCGTTTTTACTGGCGTTCGCAGGGAAAGTGCCACTTGGAGTGAGCTGAATAGTGCAACTGGGATCTTGATGAAACTTGATCCATTGCCGACGTTAGAGTTGGCGATGCAATTGCAACCCCAAACGCGACGAGTCGTTGTTGTCTCCGGAGCTTCGGATTTTGATCGCACGTGGGACGATTTAGCGAGAGAACGATTTCGCAATCACGAGTCTCGGCTTGAGTTTACTTATCTCTCAGGCTTGCCAATGCAAACGCTTTTGGAGCGTTTGCGTGACCTCCCGTCTGATGCGGTGGTGATTTATTTAACGTTCTTCACCGACGGGGAGGGAGAATACTTCCTTTCCGCCGATGCGGCAATATTAGTGGCGAACGCGTCCGCTGCCCCTGTCTACGGACCCTACGACACTTATATGGGAACGGGCATTGTTGGCGGATGCATGGATACGTTCGATGAAGTCGGTCGAGAGACTGGAGATTTAGCTCTGCGAATCTTGGCGGGCGAAAAGCCTGAAGATATCGCACCCTATTTTCCAGGCAAGGATTTGCCAATCGTCGACTGTCGCCAATTGGCCCGCTGGGAATTAAGTGAAGATCGACTCCCAGCACGAAGCGAAATGCGGTTCCGCCAAAGTTCGCTATGGAAAGAACACCGCAGCACGGTTATAACAGCAACTTTCGTCTTGGCACTTCAAGCCACGCTGCTGATCGGTCTGTTATTCGAAAGAAGAAATCGCATCCTAGCAGAATTGGTAGCCGATGAGACGCGAAGAGAGCTGACGCACGCATCACGACTCGCGACCGTCGGCGAACTTACGGCGTCGATTGCGCACGAGATCCATCAGCCTCTTGGCGCTATTTTAAGCAATGCGGACGCCGCAGAGATGCTGATCGATTCTTCGCCTGACTCGATGGATGAATTGCGGCAAATTTTGGCAGACATTCGCCAGGACGATTTACGGGCATGCGAGGTCATCGAGCGATTGCGAGCCTTGATGCGAAATCGCGAGCTGGAGTTGCAAGCTGTTGAACCGAATGAATTGATTGAAAACGTGATACGGCTCATCAACCGTGAGGCAAAGAGACGTGACGTTGCCGTCCACACGGAACTCGCTCCAGGCGGGCCGTTAGTCATCGCGGACAAGGTGCACTTACAACAGGTGCTACTCAATCTGTTGTTGAATGGTATGGAAGCAATGTCAGAAATCGACCAGCCGAAGAAACTGTTTGTGCAGACTCAACTTCAAAGTGACAATTTGGAATTCTTGGTCCAAGACTCTGGGCCGGACATTCCAACGGAGAGGCGTTCTCGCTTGTTCGATCCTTTCTTCACAACCAAGAAGGAGGGCATGGGGTTAGGGCTTTCAATTGCTCGAACGCTAGTGGAAGCTCACGGAGGTCGCATCTGGATTGACGATAACTGCCACACCGGATTGGGTTTACGGTTCACTGTTCCGCTCGCGCAAAAGTCATCGAACGAAACGAGTCAGTTCGCTGTTTTATCTGGGGAGCAAACCGGATGA
- a CDS encoding zinc-dependent alcohol dehydrogenase family protein — protein MKAMLINAYGENATFEAADVAKPEVKAGHVLVKIAASSVNTVDTMIRSMGKDLPLSPDTPAILGMDFAGTVEAVGDRVKDFSVGDEVYGCAGGLADLPGTLAQYMVADSNLIAHKAKNLLMPEAAALPLVAITAYEGLQRAGINQGQKVLVHGGSGGVGHVALQLAKHWGAEVYSTGGGEKQLALIERLGATGINYKTETVEQYVDKHTDGAGFDVVFDSVGGANLTNSFEAAALNGQVATTVSMCELDLTPAHLKGLSLHVVFMLIPMLHNFKREQHAEILRNLTQICESGGLTPVLDEEQFSLEQVGQAYARLESGKAMGKVVVEN, from the coding sequence ATGAAAGCGATGCTCATCAACGCCTATGGCGAAAACGCGACCTTTGAAGCTGCAGATGTTGCGAAACCAGAAGTGAAGGCTGGCCACGTGTTGGTGAAGATCGCCGCCTCAAGCGTCAACACGGTCGACACCATGATACGCAGCATGGGTAAGGATTTGCCGTTGTCTCCCGACACGCCAGCGATTCTTGGGATGGACTTCGCCGGAACGGTCGAGGCGGTCGGCGATCGCGTGAAGGATTTTTCAGTCGGCGATGAAGTCTATGGATGTGCAGGCGGATTGGCAGACTTGCCCGGCACGCTAGCCCAATACATGGTGGCCGACAGTAACTTGATCGCCCATAAGGCGAAGAACCTGTTGATGCCAGAAGCCGCCGCGTTGCCGCTGGTCGCGATCACGGCCTACGAAGGCTTGCAGCGAGCGGGCATCAACCAAGGACAAAAAGTTCTCGTGCATGGAGGCTCCGGCGGAGTTGGCCATGTCGCACTGCAACTGGCAAAACACTGGGGTGCCGAAGTTTACTCCACCGGTGGCGGCGAGAAACAACTGGCACTGATCGAACGATTGGGTGCCACCGGTATCAACTACAAAACGGAAACGGTTGAGCAGTACGTTGACAAGCACACCGACGGAGCTGGGTTCGATGTGGTGTTCGACTCGGTTGGTGGTGCCAACCTGACGAACTCATTTGAAGCCGCTGCACTGAACGGTCAAGTCGCCACCACCGTGTCGATGTGCGAGTTGGATTTGACTCCGGCGCACCTCAAGGGTTTATCGTTGCACGTCGTCTTCATGCTGATCCCGATGCTGCACAACTTCAAGCGAGAACAACACGCCGAAATCCTGCGCAATCTAACTCAGATTTGCGAGTCCGGCGGACTCACGCCTGTACTGGATGAAGAGCAGTTCTCGCTTGAACAAGTCGGACAAGCATACGCTCGCTTAGAGAGCGGAAAAGCGATGGGCAAAGTCGTTGTCGAAAACTGA
- a CDS encoding response regulator transcription factor, giving the protein MTLPNPTVHVVDDDDSFRQSIVRLLRAAGYEVCEHASAAEFLLSRASRAHGCVVLDIRMPGLDGLELQKGLNDFDNALPIIFLTGHGDIQMSVRAIKAGAIDFLTKPVNRDSLLSAVRNAISSDALNRVNDENLKLLRDRFGKLTEREVSVFLLVVDGKLNKNIASELGISERTVKSHRANLMEKLQVTSLAGLIASAVQLNLPIPKN; this is encoded by the coding sequence ATGACGTTACCGAACCCGACGGTCCATGTTGTTGATGATGACGATTCTTTCCGTCAATCGATCGTCCGTTTGCTACGCGCGGCCGGTTACGAAGTCTGCGAGCATGCTTCCGCGGCCGAGTTCTTACTCTCGCGGGCGAGTCGCGCCCATGGTTGCGTTGTACTGGATATTCGCATGCCCGGTCTCGACGGACTCGAACTTCAAAAAGGGCTTAACGACTTCGATAATGCGCTTCCCATTATTTTTCTTACCGGACATGGTGACATTCAAATGAGCGTGCGAGCAATCAAGGCAGGAGCGATCGATTTTCTGACGAAGCCGGTCAATCGGGATTCGCTGTTGTCTGCCGTTCGCAATGCAATCTCAAGTGACGCATTGAACCGGGTAAACGATGAAAACCTGAAGCTCCTGCGTGATCGGTTCGGGAAGTTGACGGAAAGGGAAGTCTCCGTTTTTCTACTCGTTGTCGATGGAAAGCTCAACAAAAATATCGCCTCAGAACTCGGTATATCAGAACGCACCGTCAAATCGCACCGAGCCAATCTAATGGAAAAGCTTCAGGTCACTTCGCTAGCCGGCCTTATCGCGTCCGCCGTCCAGCTCAATCTGCCGATCCCAAAAAACTGA
- a CDS encoding arylsulfatase, with product MAHGQSTDSKKPNILVIWGDDIGVWNISHMNHGMMGYKTPNIDRIAKEGISFTDYYGQQSCTAGRAAFLNGSVPVRTGMTKVGLPAAPQGWQETDVTFAAVLKGQGYATGQFGKNHQGDRDEHLPTNHGFDEFMGNLYHLNAEEEPEDRDYPADMELADGSTFRKKFGPRGVIKATADGKIEDTGPLTKKRMETVDEETLAAAKDFIQRQHEAGKPWMCWWNGTRMHFRTHVKEEHTGLAGKTGDEYHDGMVEHDIHVGELLDLIDELGIADDTIVQYSTDNGVHYNTWPDAGTTPFHGEKNSNWEGAFRVPCYVRWPGKWPAGATVNGIVSHEDWLPTFAAAAGNPDIKEQLREGVELIGREYKNYIDGYNMLDYLKKAGTFETIDEDIEASPRQEFIYTTDGGEVCAIRVKDWKATYLENRADRLQIWREPFIKLRTPHLYNLRRDPFEKAQAGSNTYEDWYMDKVYLLAPMQVVASKFLMTMKDYPPSQTPGDWSLSTLEEQIKDMNPGGK from the coding sequence ATGGCTCATGGCCAGTCAACCGACTCCAAGAAGCCCAACATCCTCGTTATTTGGGGAGATGACATCGGCGTCTGGAACATCAGCCACATGAACCATGGCATGATGGGCTACAAGACTCCGAACATCGACCGCATCGCCAAGGAAGGTATTAGTTTCACCGACTACTACGGTCAGCAGTCCTGCACGGCGGGTCGCGCGGCCTTCCTCAATGGCAGCGTGCCGGTCCGTACCGGCATGACCAAGGTCGGCCTGCCTGCAGCTCCGCAAGGTTGGCAGGAGACGGACGTCACTTTCGCCGCCGTCCTCAAGGGCCAAGGCTATGCCACCGGCCAGTTCGGCAAGAACCACCAAGGCGACAGAGACGAGCATCTGCCGACCAACCATGGCTTCGACGAGTTCATGGGCAATCTCTACCACCTGAATGCAGAAGAGGAGCCGGAGGACCGCGACTATCCTGCCGATATGGAGCTTGCCGATGGCTCGACCTTCCGCAAGAAGTTCGGTCCCCGCGGTGTGATCAAGGCCACCGCTGACGGCAAGATTGAGGATACCGGGCCGCTGACCAAGAAGCGGATGGAAACCGTCGACGAGGAAACTCTCGCCGCCGCCAAAGATTTCATCCAGCGCCAACACGAAGCTGGCAAGCCTTGGATGTGCTGGTGGAACGGAACCCGGATGCACTTCCGCACCCACGTCAAGGAAGAGCACACCGGACTCGCAGGCAAAACGGGAGATGAGTACCACGACGGCATGGTCGAACACGACATCCATGTCGGAGAATTACTCGATCTGATCGATGAGCTTGGCATCGCGGACGACACGATCGTCCAGTACTCCACCGATAATGGGGTCCACTACAACACTTGGCCGGATGCGGGGACGACCCCCTTCCACGGTGAGAAAAACTCCAACTGGGAAGGTGCCTTCCGCGTTCCCTGTTACGTCCGCTGGCCCGGCAAATGGCCCGCCGGCGCGACCGTCAATGGCATCGTCTCGCACGAGGACTGGCTTCCCACTTTCGCCGCCGCAGCGGGCAATCCGGACATCAAGGAGCAGCTGCGCGAGGGAGTTGAGTTGATCGGTCGAGAGTACAAGAATTACATCGACGGCTACAACATGCTCGACTACCTCAAGAAGGCTGGAACTTTTGAGACCATCGACGAAGATATCGAGGCATCCCCCCGCCAAGAGTTCATCTATACGACCGACGGCGGTGAAGTGTGCGCCATCCGCGTCAAGGACTGGAAAGCTACGTACCTAGAGAACCGGGCCGATCGCCTACAGATCTGGCGGGAACCCTTTATCAAGTTGCGGACGCCACATCTATACAATCTGCGTCGCGACCCCTTCGAGAAGGCCCAGGCCGGTTCGAACACCTACGAGGACTGGTATATGGACAAAGTCTACCTGCTGGCGCCGATGCAGGTCGTCGCGTCCAAGTTCCTCATGACCATGAAAGATTATCCGCCTAGTCAGACGCCTGGCGACTGGAGTCTCTCAACGCTTGAAGAGCAGATCAAGGACATGAATCCGGGCGGCAAGTGA
- a CDS encoding HAD family hydrolase: protein MKNRPLSLLIVFVISSLAARARAADPLPSWNDTAAKQSVIAFVEKVTAKDSPDYVAPVDRIATFDNDGTLWAEQPVYVQLLFTLDRLREIAPQHPEWPNQEPFASVLKGDLKAAAAGGEKAIAELVMATHAGMTTAAFEKIVVDWIATARHPQTDKLYTEMVYQPMLELIDYLKAKEFKVFIVSGGGIEFMRPWTQRVYGIPPEQVIGSSIKTKYELRDGKPYLVRLPALNFFDDKEGKPVAINHHIGRRPIAAFGNSDGDYQMLEWTTSGEGLRLGLVVHHTDADREYAYDRTSKIGQLSKGLDDAKSKGWIVADMKKDWNRVWIGKALDTNTSDK from the coding sequence GTGAAGAACCGCCCCCTTTCGCTGTTGATTGTTTTCGTAATATCCAGCTTGGCAGCCCGCGCGCGTGCCGCCGACCCCTTGCCGTCGTGGAACGACACCGCGGCCAAGCAATCAGTCATCGCGTTCGTTGAAAAAGTGACCGCGAAGGACTCGCCCGACTATGTAGCCCCCGTTGACCGGATCGCCACTTTCGACAACGACGGCACACTCTGGGCCGAGCAACCGGTCTATGTTCAATTGTTGTTTACGCTTGATCGCTTGAGGGAAATTGCTCCGCAGCATCCAGAGTGGCCAAATCAAGAGCCCTTTGCGTCAGTATTGAAGGGAGATCTTAAAGCTGCTGCTGCTGGTGGCGAGAAGGCAATCGCCGAACTTGTCATGGCGACCCATGCTGGCATGACAACGGCGGCGTTTGAAAAAATTGTTGTCGACTGGATCGCAACTGCTAGGCATCCCCAAACAGATAAACTGTATACGGAGATGGTCTATCAACCGATGCTTGAATTGATCGATTATCTAAAAGCAAAAGAATTTAAGGTCTTCATTGTTTCCGGCGGCGGAATCGAATTCATGCGTCCATGGACTCAGCGCGTGTATGGCATACCACCCGAGCAAGTCATCGGCAGTAGTATCAAAACTAAATACGAATTGCGTGATGGAAAACCTTATCTCGTTCGACTGCCCGCCTTGAACTTTTTCGACGATAAAGAAGGGAAGCCCGTCGCCATCAACCATCACATAGGCCGTCGCCCCATTGCGGCGTTTGGTAATTCCGATGGGGACTATCAAATGCTTGAGTGGACAACAAGTGGCGAGGGTTTACGCTTGGGCCTCGTCGTTCATCATACGGATGCTGATCGCGAGTACGCGTATGACCGCACATCCAAAATCGGTCAACTCTCGAAAGGGCTCGATGATGCGAAGTCCAAGGGATGGATTGTGGCGGACATGAAAAAGGATTGGAATCGAGTGTGGATCGGCAAGGCTTTGGATACAAACACATCCGACAAGTAG
- a CDS encoding MarR family winged helix-turn-helix transcriptional regulator: MYFDSESSPGFAIGRVAYLIRSGMAFVLKSAGWPFSPEETQALITLSDAGQPLSMNELASLMIRDPTTVKRQLDRLVEQKFVERSVSSEDARIVMVGLTRRGEEKLQTVLPLLDDLRKATLKRISKSELEATQNVLRKMQKNLTKYMSKE; the protein is encoded by the coding sequence ATGTACTTTGACTCAGAATCCTCGCCTGGATTCGCAATTGGACGCGTTGCCTATCTGATTCGCTCTGGAATGGCTTTCGTGCTGAAGAGTGCCGGTTGGCCGTTTTCCCCGGAGGAAACACAGGCACTGATCACTTTGTCGGATGCCGGCCAGCCGCTGAGCATGAACGAGTTGGCATCGTTGATGATTCGTGATCCTACGACGGTGAAACGCCAGTTGGATCGACTCGTTGAACAGAAGTTTGTTGAGCGGAGCGTATCGAGCGAAGACGCTCGCATCGTGATGGTCGGATTGACTCGCCGCGGCGAAGAGAAGCTTCAAACCGTCCTCCCCCTGTTAGACGACTTGCGAAAAGCCACGTTGAAGCGCATCTCGAAGTCGGAGCTGGAAGCGACGCAGAACGTTCTGCGGAAGATGCAGAAGAACCTAACCAAATACATGTCGAAGGAATAG
- a CDS encoding macro domain-containing protein yields MKGDLLDQDVNVIVNAWNRNIVPWWLLLPQGVSGAIKRRGGYAPFRELAKHGAIPLGGAVLTGAGALPFKAIIHVAGISMWWRSSEKSIRESCRNALALAEEKKFNSIALPLIGAGTGGGSTEAVLDMMRDELANVSFGGRIVIVQFQKD; encoded by the coding sequence GTGAAAGGCGATCTTCTCGATCAAGACGTCAATGTAATCGTTAATGCTTGGAATCGGAACATCGTCCCTTGGTGGCTGCTGCTTCCTCAGGGCGTCTCGGGAGCGATTAAACGTCGCGGTGGATACGCTCCGTTTCGCGAGCTTGCCAAGCACGGGGCAATTCCGCTTGGCGGTGCGGTACTAACCGGAGCGGGCGCTCTGCCATTCAAAGCCATCATCCATGTGGCTGGCATCAGCATGTGGTGGCGATCAAGCGAAAAGTCGATCCGGGAATCGTGTCGCAACGCACTAGCACTGGCTGAGGAAAAGAAATTCAATTCGATCGCATTACCACTGATTGGTGCTGGCACCGGTGGCGGGTCGACTGAAGCAGTTCTTGATATGATGAGGGATGAACTCGCGAACGTTAGTTTCGGAGGGCGAATCGTCATCGTTCAATTTCAGAAAGATTGA
- a CDS encoding carbohydrate porin, which translates to MGRPYTDQALWVDPCESSRHWGYFAKAGIADDWTNPVSYLLSAGLGGASPLRSGDSFGGGYDYSGTSNEFGPILQTATSWGPIGDSQGVEIFYRARIIESVTVTPDFQWLAQAFQQIDDAYILGVRMNVAF; encoded by the coding sequence TTGGGCCGCCCCTATACGGATCAAGCCTTATGGGTGGACCCCTGCGAATCCAGTCGACATTGGGGCTACTTTGCCAAGGCGGGAATCGCCGACGACTGGACCAACCCAGTCAGCTATCTATTGAGCGCAGGCTTAGGCGGGGCCAGTCCGTTGCGATCTGGCGATTCATTTGGGGGCGGCTACGACTACAGCGGGACAAGCAATGAGTTCGGCCCCATCCTGCAGACTGCTACGTCCTGGGGACCAATAGGCGATAGCCAAGGCGTCGAAATATTCTATCGAGCAAGAATAATCGAATCAGTCACTGTCACGCCTGATTTCCAATGGCTTGCTCAAGCATTTCAGCAAATCGATGACGCTTACATCTTGGGCGTTCGAATGAACGTTGCGTTCTGA
- a CDS encoding alkyl/aryl-sulfatase: MKTLIITCCLLLLGTSSIQAQEANHATQRLRNQNAQFTEQIVKVADSVYVAVGYSVSNVSMIVGDDGVVIIDTGMMRGDAERIVTEFRKITDKPVKAIVFTHAHGDHTGGAAAFLGDERPQIWAHENFGSEARSWTSGNLAVQNLRGARQAGFKLPPEQRINNGIAPVRYPKRGGAVFAAASNTDPTHFLKGERQTINVAGVELELVSSPGETNDQLFVWYLAGKVIFAGDNFYWSFPNLYAIRGTPNRSVRLWAESLGKIAAYNAETVVGGHTKPIVGAGEVEQVLTDYHTAVQFIHDKTVEGMNRGLTPDELVEYVQLPEDLASKDYLQPFYGHPEWGVRSIFNGYLGWFDGNPSNLFRLSPKAEAERVAKLAGGVGKLMESAHAALASDDNQWAAQLADHLLAINPDDKNAKQVKANALTNLASNMVNATARNYYLSVARELTE, translated from the coding sequence ATGAAAACTCTTATCATTACTTGCTGCCTCTTACTGCTCGGCACGAGTTCAATCCAAGCCCAGGAAGCGAACCACGCAACTCAGCGGCTCAGAAACCAAAACGCACAATTCACTGAGCAGATCGTCAAGGTTGCTGATAGTGTCTACGTCGCCGTTGGGTACAGCGTCTCGAATGTCTCGATGATCGTTGGCGATGATGGTGTGGTCATCATTGACACAGGGATGATGCGCGGTGACGCCGAGCGGATTGTCACGGAGTTTCGCAAGATCACAGACAAGCCGGTCAAGGCGATTGTCTTCACGCACGCGCACGGCGATCATACTGGCGGCGCGGCGGCGTTTCTTGGCGACGAACGTCCGCAGATTTGGGCACACGAGAACTTTGGCAGCGAAGCTCGCTCGTGGACGTCTGGCAACCTGGCCGTTCAAAATTTGCGGGGTGCACGGCAGGCCGGATTCAAATTGCCACCTGAGCAACGGATTAATAACGGTATCGCGCCGGTTCGTTACCCCAAACGCGGCGGAGCAGTTTTCGCAGCGGCATCAAACACCGATCCAACACACTTCCTCAAAGGCGAGCGTCAAACGATTAACGTTGCCGGCGTCGAACTAGAACTTGTCTCATCGCCTGGCGAAACGAACGATCAGCTTTTCGTCTGGTACCTAGCCGGAAAGGTTATCTTCGCTGGCGACAATTTCTACTGGTCGTTTCCCAACTTGTACGCCATCCGTGGCACTCCCAATCGCAGCGTTCGCTTGTGGGCAGAGAGTCTTGGAAAGATCGCTGCCTATAACGCTGAGACTGTGGTTGGTGGTCATACGAAGCCGATTGTGGGCGCTGGCGAAGTCGAGCAAGTGTTGACCGACTACCACACCGCCGTTCAGTTCATCCACGACAAGACCGTCGAAGGAATGAACAGGGGACTCACGCCTGATGAACTGGTCGAGTATGTGCAACTCCCCGAAGACCTCGCTAGCAAGGACTATTTGCAACCGTTCTACGGACATCCCGAGTGGGGAGTGCGCAGCATTTTCAACGGTTACCTTGGCTGGTTCGACGGCAATCCTTCCAATTTGTTTCGTCTCTCACCAAAGGCAGAAGCGGAACGTGTTGCGAAACTTGCCGGGGGAGTAGGCAAGCTAATGGAGTCCGCCCACGCTGCACTGGCCTCAGACGACAACCAATGGGCCGCGCAGCTCGCCGATCACCTGCTTGCGATCAACCCGGACGACAAAAACGCGAAACAAGTCAAAGCGAACGCCTTAACCAATCTCGCCAGCAACATGGTCAACGCAACTGCCCGCAACTACTACCTCTCCGTCGCCCGTGAGCTAACGGAGTAG